The sequence TtccttatggttttggttataTGGGTAATGCTCCAAATTCTGGTCCCAAACCTCCATTTATGCAGAAGCCAAATTATAAGGGTAATTCTGGTTATAAGTCTAACACTGGTTTTAAAGGTAAGGGTTACAATACCAGTTCTTCTTTTGGATATTCTTCTGGTACTTCCAGACAATATGGTTCAAGTGGGTGGCATGGGAATACTGAGAACAGGTCTACTACAGTGATTGAATGTCAGATTTGTAACAAAAGAGGACATACTGCGGTTAATTGTTTTCACAGAAATGGTCAGGGTCCAAGTACTGGGTTTCACATGGAGTGTCAGATTTGTGGAGACGTGGTCACTCGGCACTTGACTGTTATCACAGGGGGAACTATGTTTTCCAAGGTCAACAACCCTCTTCCACTTTAACAGCAATGGCAGCACAGCAAACTGAACAAACTATTCCTCAGGATGCTTGGATTGTGGATACTGGTGCATCTCACCATATCACTGTTGATGTCAACACACTGAGTAAAGTCACACCATTCCAAGGTTCTGATACAATTACAATTGGCAATGGGACAGGTTTATCTATTGCAAATACTGGTGCAACTACAATTAAAACCAACTCTCATAATCTTGTTCTTAACAATGTCTTACATGTGCCAAAAATAGCTCGAAGTTTGCTCTCTGTTCAACAATTATGTGCTGACAATCATAGTTGGTTTATCTGTGATGAGACTCAATTTTTTGTGCAGGACAAGAAGACAAGGGCCATCCTGTACAGAGGAAAGAGTAGAGCCGGCCGATTGTTTCAAATTCCTGTTGTCAAGCATTCAAGAGGAGCACAATCTGTGGTTCAGGAACCTTCTGTTTTTCTTGGGCAATTAGTCAAATCCACCTTGTGGCATCAACGGTTTGGTCATCCGACTAATGAAATAATGTCTATCATGTTAAGACAGTCAAACATACCAGTCGATTTAGATGCAAGTCATAGTATATGTACTCATTGTATTCAAGGAAAGATGTGTATACTTCCTTTTTCTCCTAGCAGTGATCGGTATTGTTTTCCATTTGAAAAGGTGCATTCAGATGTATGGGGTCCTGCTCCAGTCAAAACAGTAGAGGGGTATAGATACTATGTAACTTTTGTTGATCAATATACCAAATATACTTGGATTTTCCCAATGTATAACAAATCAGATGTGTATAGCatttttctgaaattttatAATCTTGTTCATACACAGTTTGGTGTTGTCATTAAGTGTCTACAAACTGATAGGGGGGGAGAGTACACAGGTCATTCTTTTAAAGCCTTTCTTGATGCAAAAGGTGTTGAACACTTGATTTCCTGTCCATACACTCCTCAACATAATGGAGTTGTTGAAAGAAAACATAGACATATAGTAGAAACTGCCATAACTCTTCTTGTTCAGGCTGCATTGCCAATTGAGTTTTGGTACTATGCTTGTGCACATGCTGTATTCTTGATTAATAGAATGCCATGTAAAGGGTTGTCTATGGAGTCACCTTATACGAAATTGTTTGCCAAGATTCCAGAGTTAAAAAGTTTGAAAGTGTTTGGGTCAGCAGTATACCCTTGGTTAAGACCTTACTCTGTTCACAAGTTACAACCTCGATCTGCCCAATGTGTGTTCTTAGGATATTCTATCGGCTATAAAGGTGTGATTTGTTATCATGTTCAGACTAAGAAATGTTTCATCTCCAGACATGTTGTTTTTGATGAACGTGTCTTTCCTTATGCATTGTTAAAATCCTCAGTTCAAGAAGATGTTCCAGTTCATTCTCGGTTTAGCAGTGTAGTGGTCTCAATTCCAGTGGTCCAGAGATCTTCAGATCATGGGAATTCAGGTTCTCAACATGGTCAGGAagcatcttcttcatcttctactGCAGTTCATCATGATATACAgacatccatttcttcttcaaacACAGGTAGTTCTACCACACGGGGATTTGAAACACAGGCATTTCCACAAACTTTTTCCTCATCTCCACATGCAGGTCCCTTGCTTCCTGTCCTTGATCCTGCTCAGCTTCAGGTAATTCTTTCTTTGCCTCCATCACATACACACTCTCAATCACCGTCCCAGGACAATGTTATTCAAACTAGACTTAAGACTGGTGCTATTGTGCGGAGAGATTACACATCATTTCTGGCTTCATTACCTCAACTAGACTCTCTTCAGTTTCTGGATAGTGATACTGGGGAGTCCAATTGCTCTTTATCatgtggtttttcattcttGGCTGACATACATGAAGTAGAGgaaccaaggacttttaaagcTGCATCAACAGTTCCTCAATGGCAAAAGGCTATGCAGGAGGAGTATGATGCCCTCAAGTCTCAGGGTACATGGAACCTTGTTCTCCCTCCAAGTGATAGAACAGTGATAGGGTGTAAGTGGGTCTATAAGGTAAAAAGGAATCCTGATGGGACAGTGTCAAGATACAAAGCTCGATTGGTGGCTCAAGGTTTTAGTCAAGAGCACGGGGTAGATTATTCAGAAACCTTTAGCCCTGTGGTTCGACATTCAACTGTACGACTTATCTTGGCATTGGCAGCACAATTTCACTGGAGTTTAAGACAGTTAGATATTAAAAATACCTTTTTACATGGcgaacttgaagaagaagtgtatatgAAACAACCCTAAGGGTTTGTGGATCCAAACCATCCAACTCATGTGTGCAGATTAGTAAAGTCTTTATATGGCTTgaaacaagctccaagagcttggaaTTCCAAGTTTACTAGTTTTTTACCTGCTCTCGGGTTTAAAACTTCGATGTCTGATACAAGTTTGTTTGTGAAAGCTGATGGGAGTGATGTTATTTTGCTTctgttatatgttgatgacatcaTTCTGACCGGATCCAATCCTGTGAAGATTCAAGCTGTGATTAACAATCTTGCAGATGTGTTTGATTTAAAAGATATGGGTCAGTTGACATATTTTCTGGGTCTTCAAATTCACTATAATGCAGATGGTTCTTTGTTTGTGAATCAGTCAAAGTATACGAAGGAATTAGTGAAAAAGGATGGAATGGAGCATTGTAAGCCAACCTCAACACCTTCAAAACCATATTCTCAATTACTTACAATGGAAGGAATCCCATTGTCTGATCCTACACACTATAGAAGCCTGGTTGGAGCCCTGCAATATCTTACTTTTACTAGGCCTGATATAGCACACTCTGTCAATGTCGTATGCCAATATATGACCAATCCTACTGAGTTACATATGCATCTGGTCAAACGAATCATACGGTATCTGCAGGGTACAGCAACCTGTGGTATCCGATACACTCACTCTTCTGATTTTCAGATAAATGCATACTCTGATTCTGACTGGGCAGCAGATATTAATACAAGACGGTCCATTACAGGCTATGTGGTTTACTTAGGTTCTAATCCGGTTTCATGGCAGTCAAAGAAACAGGCAACGGTCTCTCGAAGTTCCACAGAGGCAGAGTACAAAGCCTTGGCCCATTGTGCTGCTGATGTATTCTGGATTCGTTCTCTTCTTAAGGATGTCCATCAAGTTCTTACACTACCTCCTACTCTACATTGTGATAATCTTTCTGCTCTAGCTTTATGTTCTAATCCAGTGTTTCATTCGAAGATTAAACATCTTGATACGGACTATCACTTTGTCCGAGAGAAAGTTCAAAAAGGAGATCTTGCTGTTCAGTACATATCCACAAATGAGCAGGTCGCCGATGTGTTCACTAAAGGTTTGCATAGTCCAGTGTTCATTCACCACTGTGCCAATCTTCATGTTGGAGTGCCTGAGGATAATCCACAATGTTCTCAAACATTGCAAGTGCCGACAGTAGCAGATCAAGATCCTATCCATATCAACTCCTCCTCATTGTCATGATCATCTATTTCTTTAGTGCTGCAAACACAATTCGGGAGATCCCAATTCTGTTTGAGGGGGGAGTATTAACCATATAGATTTGGATTAGATTGAGTTTGTTAAATTTGGATTAGATTGAGTTTGTTGAAAAACAGTTAGAGTTAGAGTTTGTTGAAAGGGTAAAAGTGTAAATCTGCTCATTATAGTTTCTATATAAGCCTTGTTTAGAGACTTAGAGCAGTATCATGTAATCATAAAGCTTTCTACTATTCATTGAAAACAGAAAcgtctatctctctctttcttactacttgttcttcattttctttaGTCTCAAGATTTCATTGATTCTTTAGAGTTAATACAATACCCCCCTTCACGCATGGCATCTGacttaaaagaaattaattaaaggTTAGTGCATGTAGTACTAATTACATAATGCGTTGACTGTTCCAGACAATCGAATAGGTGTGGAAGGCTTTTGTGGGATCGAACCAAAGGTGGAACTGGGGAGGTGAGTGACCACCCCTAATGCCAAACAATATGTAATAACATAAACTAGGTATATATACATGAAATTTAAGTAAAGGGAtattcattttttgaaaaaaaaaagaggattaATTGTGGGACTCATTtcacattaaattttaataatctGAACCGTCTATTAGGTAAGTCACGATTTATAGATCAtcattgcaaaaattcaataaaatatgaAACCCTTTGCTCCTTAAATTATCACGATGAAATTCCAATGCTTCTTAGAATATAGTGttcatcaatttctttgaactcaattaaatGCCTCAAGTATTTCTAATTTGGCTAAATTTTGCGAGGATGATTTATGAAGTGTAACTTGAAAAtagacggtttggatcgttgaagttTGATAGGTTGTGAAATCCCCCTTTTTTTCAATCCCCTTTCTTAAAGAGTAGTATACATATAAATATTGTGGCTAGCTGGAGACAGATTTGGAATTTAATAGAAGCTTAAAAGAGAAGCAGGAAGTAGCATAGGAAGGCAGATACTACGTACTTTAAGTATGGCATATTGTGAAGGAAGAGTTGATCAGCTTGTTAATAATTTGCTGATTTTGGAACTAATACAATTTGGCTGGTGCAGTTGACAtgcattattatataatttagtTGACATTCAGAGTAAAAACACAATATAAATCTTTACATGCAGTTTCCCTTCTGCTCGCAGAGTGCAACGCGACATGTAGCTATAAAACCTGAACCGTTTTAGCAGGGTTGACCAAAAAACCAAGATTTTGGATGGAGTTTTCTACTGTACATATCTACACGGGTTGCAGTACTCGAAACTGATCCCGAATTACTTAGGAAATGTTTGgtattgtattaaaaaaaaaatttcataatgagagagaaagaggagagagaaagagagatgacaTGTGACTAGTCCTTCCGAGTTGATCTCAAACTATGTTCTCCATTCATATGCCATGCATGGGACATGTAGATCATTGCCCTACGTTCTTTATACTTcctttatcattttttatttaaacttaTTCTTTTATATATTCTAGACTACTATTAGCAGTTTAGCAAATATTTATCATATTCACTTATACTTGTATGGGACAATCATatgaaaagcaaaaaaaaaatgaaaataattatcaaaagtAGCTTTctatcttttcttttcaattttcaaaaaaacTGAACAGAAACtgcaaattgaaaaagaaaaaaaaaattatcaaacgaCCTTAATTAACAAGTAAAAGTATCCATGTTAAGCGCCACAACCAAAATGTACGTGTTGTAGCTCCAAAATCACGACATtgcaaaaactaattaaaaatgatTCACAAGCCGATCAACTCTTCCTTCACATGTCATAACCAGCATCTGGCCATGGCTTCTTGTGCTGCTTCCTGCTTCTCTTTTAAGCCTCTATTCTCAAATTGCAAATCTGTCTCCAGCCAGCCAGCGATCTAGTTTGTATTATATTGTACAATATAATACAGTATTGCATCAACTTTGGCAGTGCAAGTAAGTCAAAACCCCAGGCACACCTCCCCCAGTTCTGCAAAGGGAGCTTAagattagggttttaattttttaaatactgCCAGCTCTATTCAACGCGGCATACTAGTTATATAAAGGGCTTCACAACTCAAATTATAGCATCAAAACCCAAACAGCCTTACCACTCCTCATCATATTTCCCTTCAAAGCAGCTGCTTAAACTTCTCTTGCTACCTCTCTCGGTCTTTTGTTCTACTACTAGAAATGTTTTATTCGTCTAAGGTTTTGATgatactttttctttctttgttcatAAATTCTTTGATGGCCATGGCTGCCCAAGCTGGAAATTTCTATCAAGACTTTGACGTTACATTTGGCGATGGACGCGCTAAGATACTCGACGGAGGAAAGCTTCTCACACTCAACCTTGATCAGGTTTCTGGGTCTGGTTTCAAATCTAAGAATGAGTACTTATTTGGAAGAATTGATATGCAAATCAAGTTGGTGCCTGGGAACTCAGCTGGAACTGTCACTACCTACTATGTAAGTACTCTCAATCCTTACTAGTTACTATGAAGATTTTAGAGAGACGGACTAATTGGCCACTGCTAACCAATGCAGATATTGGCCCTAACTTAAACTCTTCCATTATTGATGTAGTCTCAATTTTGTTGTTCCATTTTTGTTATATATGCAATTGCATTGCTaatttttgaaacaaaaatgtatatatatatatgcagttATCTTCTGAAGGTTTGACTCATGACGAGATTGACTTTGAGTTTTTGGGTAATTCAACTGGTGAACCCTACACTCTCCATACAAATGTGTTCAGCCAAGGAAAAGGGGGCAGAGAACAACAGTTCCATCTTTGGTTTGATCCCACAAAGACCTTCCACACCTACTCAATTGTTTGGAACAGACAAAACATTATGTAAGGGCATACACCCACAACTAACCAGTTTTTTTAGGTCAGATGTCACACGTGAGCGGACGTGTTGACAGTGTCACAAATTATATAATCCACTTTCTAATGCATTCATATGAAATGTTATGCAGATTCTTGGTGGACAGCATTCCAATCAGAGTGTTCAACAATTTGGAATCAGCTGGAGTCCCATTCCCTAAAACCCAGCCCATGAGGGTTTACTCAAGTCTTTGGAATGCCGATGAATGGGCAACAAGAGGTGGCCTTGTCAAGACTAATTGGACTCTAGCTCCTTTCACTGCCACTTACAGAAATTTTAAGGCCGATGCTTGTATTGCTGGATCATCATCCTCATGTGCCTCAACCATACCTACTAATCCATTGACAGAGAAGAGTGCATGGGAAACTCAAGGGATTGATGCCGCAGGTCGAAAAAGACTTCGTTGGGTGCAACAAAAGTTCATGATCTACAACTACTGCTCTGATTTTAAACGCTTCCCTGAAGGCCTTCCAGCTGAATGCAAGCAATCCAGGTTATAATTTGAAAGCGAGACCAGAAAACCAGATGATCATATATCCTCTCTTCTCATGTGCAGCATTCATTTTCTTGTATCACCAATtcctttattatatatatgtattcttttattcctttttttattcCCCCATGGTCTGTGTATTCTTGAACTGAATTGGGTTTTAGAATCAAAGCCTTATGATTATCAAATGATTAGTCCATTTTGTTCAACATTATCAGCACTCCAAATGTTTGAAAACAGCATCAATGTGGAAAACTTGTGCTTGTTTAGCTTTCTGATTCACAGCTAATTTTGATACGACTTGCACTCCAAGATTTTGATATCAATAGACTCTAATGGACACATAAACAACAGCCACAAAGAAAACAATCAAACATAAAGCAAATGAAAGTTTTGATCTGGGTTACAATAAATAAGCAGGAGCAACTCAGAAGATAGCATGTTGAAGAAAATAGAACCCTTGTGTAGTTCTCAGACACTTGCAGGGCTATTGTTGAATTTATATTTAAGTTTATAGGAAGATAAGGTTGGTCTAAATCAGTTGACTAGTCCTTCCTAGTTAATCCTAGGCTGTGTACTTCATCACGGTGTCAAATGACATACGCCGTGTGAAATGTAAAAGAATTGCTGTTCTCCGCATTTTctcatatttattatttaaaactctcCTTATCTTATTCTTGACTACTATTAGCAAGAACAACTtcaaaaattattatattttaattcgACCATACATGTACgtaaaaatttaaatgaaaaaaatattcgATAGAAAGAAAGGTTTGTTGACTTGTGAGGAAAGATAGCTAATGGTtagtgtttaagtgttttagctgaaataaatcaatccattttacttgttttaattagagCCTTTGGATTACATTCCAAATGGATGCTCTAGATTTAAGTGAGAGTTAATGATATAGAGTGACAACTGTAGCTATCTCATAGGATAGATGAAATGAATGGTTGTGACGTATTCTTTCTGTTATGAGAGAGAGTGTGTAATGATGTTTTTGTATGAGTGCTATCGGTAACATTTTCCGATTGAGCAGAGAAGAAAAAATGGAAGTTGTTGTTCACTCATCTCTGTGAATATTCCCAGCAACCTTTCGTTTTCCTTTCCTCCAGAAATCTCAATAAAACACATTGAATCACAGCATAAAATACACaatctaacatggcctcagagccaggttgCATCATCTGCAACTGGGCGTGAATCTGTGAAGCTCACAGTGAAAAGCTCGAACTGACCGTTGAGCTTTCTCACTGAAGAAAACTCGGAGAAGAAAGTGTAGTGATCTTAGATCTCGTCTCATATGGCTGGATCGAGTGGAGCTGATCTTCGTGCGCCGGTATTCAATGGTGATAACTTTGATTTCTGGCAGATTCGGATGAAGACAATATTCCGATCACACGAGCTCTGGGATATAGTCGAAAATGGTGTCGAAACTTCGGCGAAAAAGGATGAAGAACTCACTGTAGCTGAAAGCAAGCTATTGAAGGAGAATATAGTCAGAGATGCGAAGGCACTTGGAATCATTCAAGGAGCCGTTTCTGATCTGATCTTTCCGAGAATCGCCATCCAAGAGACTGCAAATGCTGCTTGGAATGTGCTGAAACAAGAATTTGTGGGAGATAAACGGGTAAGGGCTGTGAAACTCCAAGGCTTACGCCGTGATTTTGAATATACTAGAATGGGTGAAAATGAAGCTTTCTCTGCATATCTAGTTAgattgtttgatttgattagTTAAATGAGAAGCTATGGTGAGGAGATAAGTAATCAGAGAATCGTTCAAAAGTTGCTGATAAGTTTACCTAGGTCCTATGATAGTATTGCTTATGTGATTGAAAATACTAAGGATCTAGATACTATTGATGTTCAAGATGTGGTAGCTATTCTCAAAGGTTATGAGTAAAGAATTGACACGCATGATGAATCTCACACTGAGAAAGCATTTGTTAGTCTCAGTATTGCTCCAAAACAGAATAAGTACAATGGGAATCAAGGGTTCAAACCACAGAAGAATTGGAAGTCCAAATGGAAGAA is a genomic window of Malus domestica chromosome 09, GDT2T_hap1 containing:
- the LOC139188039 gene encoding xyloglucan endotransglucosylase protein 7-like; the protein is MFYSSKVLMILFLSLFINSLMAMAAQAGNFYQDFDVTFGDGRAKILDGGKLLTLNLDQVSGSGFKSKNEYLFGRIDMQIKLVPGNSAGTVTTYYLSSEGLTHDEIDFEFLGNSTGEPYTLHTNVFSQGKGGREQQFHLWFDPTKTFHTYSIVWNRQNIIFLVDSIPIRVFNNLESAGVPFPKTQPMRVYSSLWNADEWATRGGLVKTNWTLAPFTATYRNFKADACIAGSSSSCASTIPTNPLTEKSAWETQGIDAAGRKRLRWVQQKFMIYNYCSDFKRFPEGLPAECKQSRL
- the LOC114823329 gene encoding uncharacterized mitochondrial protein AtMg00810-like: MSDTSLFVKADGSDVILLLLYVDDIILTGSNPVKIQAVINNLADVFDLKDMGQLTYFLGLQIHYNADGSLFVNQSKYTKELVKKDGMEHCKPTSTPSKPYSQLLTMEGIPLSDPTHYRSLVGALQYLTFTRPDIAHSVNVVCQYMTNPTELHMHLVKRIIRYLQGTATCGIRYTHSSDFQINAYSDSDWAADINTRRSITGYVVYLGSNPVSWQSKKQATVSRSSTEAEYKALAHCAADVFWIRSLLKDVHQVLTLPPTLHCDNLSALALCSNPVFHSKIKHLDTDYHFVREKVQKGDLAVQYISTNEQVADVFTKGLHSPVFIHHCANLHVGVPEDNPQCSQTLQVPTVADQDPIHINSSSLS